From the Papaver somniferum cultivar HN1 chromosome 2, ASM357369v1, whole genome shotgun sequence genome, the window TAGTCAACATTTGGCGGAGTCATGAATTCAGCTATTGTATAATGATCTTAAAATATCTTGCCAGCATTTCCGATTTCCAAAATCCCCTATATCAATGAACTGTTGGGAGTtctttttataaaaagaaaaaagaaaactcttaCCGGCTGTTTTGTTTGGTAATGtaagaaaacttgagaaataaaaagcaGTAGGATTCCCTCCATTACTTGCTATCACTGTGAAGTGTTATTAACTTAATTAGGAATAGCTAGTCGAGTGATATCAGTGTACCATGTTATTATATAAAGTAAAATTTTAGTGCTCCAAAATGCACGTGGGACAAAAACCTACCTCGTATCCCTGAATTTGCTTCGCCACCTGCACATTACCTCGAGATTCTATATCTTTGTGACCGTAAATTGACACATGGTACGGATTTTTCCTTGTGATAGAAAACATGTACCGTCATTCAAAATTTGACCCCTTCACCGTGTGACTAATGGGGTGCACCAGTTAACTGGAGGCGTATCAAATTCACCTCAAATGCTTTTCTTCCAAATTCCAAACTAAACTAGCAATACTAAAAAAGCTTTGTCATTTAGCAAAATGGATAGAAACACCTTCTTTACCATACAAATTGATGGTGGGTGTAGATTTAGAGATGGAAGAACTTGCTGGTAATGGTAAATGGAGATGAGCGCTATGGGGTATGGTAAATTTCTATCTATCATTCTGTATTAAGCTTGAATTGAGCTAGCTTTTCCAAGTTTAAggaatgattaatttaataagcTTTTCATGATGCTAGTTTAAACTCAAGTAATTTAGCTAAGAATAAAATTAATCTAGGACTTGGATTATTAGTTTTATGTATTTGATAACCAGCTTCTTTATTAGATTTGTTCATGGTCTGAGTTATTGCATTTGAATGAGTTCAGATCTATATATCAAGCAAGTTGAAGGATTGCACAGTTGTTTGAGCTAAATTGCAAGTTGACCGGCATGTTTTAGACACTAGCTTAATTTTGAGATCTGAAATCTTGTATTAATTGAATTCGAATGGATCCGTCGTCGTTGTCGTTGTTTCGATGGTTTAAAGAATCAGCGTTGGTTTACCTGCAAGAAAAACTTCATTACCCTGAGCTCTACCTTGTCACAATTATTGTCACTCTACTGGTACTAGTATCACTCCATTATCTTGTCAAGAATAACCAAAAAAAGAACTACAAAAAGCTTCCACCAAGTCCTCCAAAGTTGCCAATTATTGGCAACCTTCACCAGCTTAGTAGTCTTCCGCACCTCTCACTCCGTCGCTTAACCGATAAATATGGCCCTATAATTCAGCTACAGCTGGGTGAGATCCCTACCGTGGTGGTATCATCAGCTCGATTAGCGAAGGAAGTACTTAAAACCCATGATCTTGCTCTTTCAAGCCGACCTCAAATTTTAGGAGCACAACACCTCTTCTATAACTGCACTGACGTGGTTTTTGCACCCTACGGTGCTTACTGGAGACATATCCGGAAAATATGCATACTAGAACTTCTTAGTACCAAAAGGGTCCAGTCTTACAGCCCTGTGAGAGAAGAGGAGGTTGTACGTATGATTCACCGCATTGCAGATGGTCAGTACTTGTATAAAGATGGGTCTACCAAGGTAGTCGACCTTACCAAGATGTTGGCACTCTACGCGAACGACGTTGTCTGCAGGACGGCATTTGGAAGAGATTTTTCAGCAGGAGGAGAGTATGATAAACATGGGTTCCAAAAGATGCTAGAGGATTACCAGGTTTTGCTAGGAGGATTTAGTATTGGTGATTATTTCCCTTCACTGGAATGGATACACAGTTTAACAGGCATCAAAGCTAGACTAGTAAATACGACTGAACGTTTCGACTGTTTCTTtgaggatgttattgctgaacaTCGGAATTCTAAGAAATCAAAAGACGAGTGCAAAGACATTGTTGACGTCCTCCTCGAAGTTCAAAAGGATGATGAGACTCTGACTATGGATAATGTCAAAGCCATAATCTTGGTATGTTTTTTCTCAACCTTTTCAGTTGCTTAATAAGCCAATTTATAATCTGGAAAGTGTGGGTCATGTCTATGGATTTGGATGCAGGATATGTTTGCTGCAGGAACTGATACGACTTTCATAGCATTAGATTGGGGGATGACAGAGCTCATAATGAATCCAAGAGTCATGGAAAAAGCACAAGCTGAAGTAAGAGCAATTGTTGGAGATAGGACTACTGTGTTAAAGACTGATCTTCCCAAAATGCCATACTTGAATGCTGTCATAAAAGAGATTCTCAGGATGCATCCTCCTGCTCCAGTACTAGTCCCAAGAGAATCCATGGCCGAAGTAACAATAGACGGATATGAAATTCCTGCAAAAACAAGGTTCTTCGTTAATGCTTGGGCAATTGGGAGAGACCCTGAATCTTGGGACAATCCAGATGTTTTTGAACCGGAGAGATTCATTGGCAGCTCTGTTGACTATAAAGGACAGGATTATGAACTCATTCCATTTGGGTCTGGGAGGAGAATGTGTCCAGCAATTACATTTGGAATAGCGAGTGTAGAACTCGCTCTTGCTCAAGTTCTCCATAGCTTTGATTACGAGCTCCCACCTGGTATCAAGCCAGAGGATCTTGACATGACCGAAGTGTTTGGCATCACAATGCATAGGGTCTCTCATCTCATTGTGGTTGCCAAACCACGCTATGTTCCACCTTTTACCAAATAAGTTTAGTGCGCTTGCAATTTATTATACTCTTTCTTAAAAAAATGAAATGGTAATCATCAGCTCACTGTATTGGACTTGGATTAATTCATGTAACGTGTAGCAAGAATCGGTATATACCATATGTTCTTTATGATTTTATTAGGATTTAGCAAGGATCATACCTCTTATCTCCTGTGCGCTGCGCCAAAGCAAGCGTTGGCCGCGCTAACGTGTAGAAACTGTGAGGGGGGTTTTAAATACGTCTTTCGAGAATCCCAAAAACATACAAGTTAAACAAATGGTCCAGCAAATTATCAATCGATTCAGTCCGGTCCACTTACTCGCTTAGCCAAACTTCTCTTCAACAAATTTTGGTTGTTATTAGCCTAGGggttttaggggccactcaacaGAAATTAGGGCCATTCTTTTATTTTCAACCATCGAAGAGGGTTAAGAGGTGTCTTAAAAATTAGAGaattgtctatattgtccttcacctttatactaaatctatacctatatcctttattttcataatcacatcattccttttctttttctcttttctacccattgaaatttttttcatcgttttaattttgattgaaaccaaagatcgtcgatcaaacaaattttatgattgattgtttaaaattaaaacccaaaattcattaacattaaagttgaaacttagaacataaaaaaaaaaaaaaaaaaaaaaaaaNNNNNNNNNNNNNNNNNNNNNNNNNNNNNNNNNNNNNNNNNNNNNNNNNNNNNNNNNNNNNNNNNNNNNNcgttttaattttgattgaaaccaaagatcgtcgatcaaacaaattttatgattgattgtttaaaattaaaacccaaaattcattaacattaaagttgaaacttagaacataaaaaaaaaaaaaaaaagttaaacgaACAAAACGAATAAATGATTGTAGTTGTGATCCAAAAtcaggatttgattacttgaaatcaaaaatttgatccgaaattttcttggatttgtaGTAGCAGAAACATAGTCGGTAGGTAAcgatctattttacctaccgattatggttgatgttcttggatttaaaGTAGCAGgaaaataatcggtagataaaaatctattttatctaccgattgtggatgatgttcttaagaaatgaTGAACAATAACCAGAAACGGTAGATAAAATgattgttatctaccgattattctttattcaaaaaattcaatttttctgtactaaaaattaaacacaattggtagataataaacacaatttactaccgattatggtagtaccaaaattcgaaaattgaagaatttttttcaaaaactcattttggggccagtatataatcggaagtttaaTTTACTTAAACTTCTACCTAATATGGGTAATTCTCATTTCGAGATCCACTACATAAACGAAAGTTAAGTTCACTTATCTTACTTCCGATTGTTATAattccaaaatttgaaaaatcaagtttttttttcaaaaactcattttggggccagtatacattcggaagtttaattaacttaaaatactaccgaatatggtaattctcatttcaaaatgccactatataatcggaagttaagttCACTTACCTTACTTCTGAATGTTATAATTCCAAAATTCgaaaaattaaggttttttttcaaaaactcagtTTGGGGCCAGTATACATTCAGAGATGAAGTAGATAACACATCTTCCGAATGTTCTAAGTCCAAATGcagaaaattttagaattttcgaaatttctgatttttgggccgaCACTCATTCGgagatttatatatatttttgatctcTGAATGTGACAGGTTCAAAACCAACCATGCCATGGTTCTAGATGGTTCCAAAGGCCGTTATAGAAGGTTAGCCAACAAACATTCGGAGATTTAGGAAAATaagttatcctccgaatataaatgttgcaaaaccagaaaattttagaattttcgaaatttctgatttttgggccaacacTCATTCAGAGATTTATGTATGTTTTTGATCTCCGAATATGACAGGTTCAAaaccaaccatgccatggctctaggtggttccaaaggcCGTTATAGAAGGTTAGCCAACAAACATTCAGAGATTTACGAAAATaagttatcctccgaatatagaagttgcaaaaccagaaaattttatatttttcgaaatttctgatttttgggccaacacatattcggaggatatggaTATGGCATATCTTACCGATTATGACACTCGGAAGATATATATTTCTCGATTATTactcaaaaatgaaaagaaatgaaaaaacagAGACAAAAAACATTCTAATAGTGAACCGACAATAATCAGAGGTCTTAGATTTTTTTGTCTCCCGAATGCATTCGGAAGATAAATATGTTACTTTATCATCCGAATATGTAAGGGTAATtccgccattacgaattacgcgagataagggctggctacatttttcgTTTGGGTTACCTTTTTTgtcttattgttggcccctaaattcttttcagtggcccctaaaaatgctagggcTATTAGGACTGAGCTTCAACTCAAAGGGTcggcttcttttcttttttcttctactTTTTTCCTCTCCACATCTTGCTAAAACCATGGAGTGCCATCTAAAGGAGCATAATGATAAGACCACGTTTTATGAAACATGCCAACGGTGTTGATCTTATGCGTCATTCAAGCATATTTGGCATATGTGGTCCTTTATACAGGTCAAGTCTCTCGAGATTATGGAAGCCACCCTGGCTAGCAAGTGAAAGACGCAGTGAGCACACAATCCCAATGGAGGCACAAAACATTGGATAAGCACAAATTATTTATTAttagagataatatatttatttaggtattttattatattttaagtatttaattactttatttagagtttatatttGTTTCGAATAATGTTTTAGGAgtagtattgttttcttattctCCAAGTAATGTAGCCTATAAAAAGGCCTTACAGTTGATTAATAATAACAAGAATATTATTAAGCAAATTGCTACCCTTTGggttattgatttctttgtatcaTGACCTTTTGAGCTTGAGCAGCTGATCGTTGAAtaagaaacaaatcatttcttatcaattggtGTCAGCGCAAGTACTTTCCTATCCCAACTTCCGCTACCACAATCCATCGATCAAAAAAATATCATCCATCACCCCATCTTTCatcgtatcaaaaaaaaataaaaaacctgtCGGTGCTCATTTAATCAAGTTCTACCCACTTATTTGGTTTTGCACAGTTTAATCGTCGTGTCAATTGCTGCAGTTGCTTTCTCATACTGAGGAGATCAAACACGTCATCATTGTTATTGGATTGGTTCATGGTCAAGGGCAAGCTTGATCTTTAAGTTTCTACACGAAATCTGTACTTATCAGTTGGATCATCATCTGGATAAAGCTTGTCGCACAACTGTTATTGGGGAGTTGATCACCATCAGGTACCCACATCAGCACAATTACAAGATTTATTCTTATTCAGGTAAGGTGCTTATTTCTTCCGTAGGTATAGTTTCGGAAAAGTCGTTTTGTCAAACCTAAATAATTACCGATCAGTGATTAGTGCCACTTAAACCTAAGGCCCACTTACCCAATAGGTGGTCATCAAGCCCAACTGTCAGGATATCTTGGTCGGGTGGGTTTAGTTGGAAACCCATTTTGAGGCAGACCGagtttttttttgaggcatactcaactTTCAGCCGAACCTATGTTTTTGTCTAGGTTTGGCTGATAACGTCAAGGTTTGGCTGATAACTTTCAGCCGAAAATATGCCTCAAAACATATccgtatgcctcaaaacaggtttctttaTTTGCGTACTGGAGTTTTTGTTTATGTTACTTTAAGCATCACCCAATAACAAGCCCAACAATCCATCAAATTTCCATGTCAGTATGTACCAACAAAGAAGCCCAAAGAAATTTTTATGCCAAACATTTGATGGAGACGATCCTGAAGGTTGGTTGTTTCAagcacaattaatttttgagtgtCGTAAAATTCCTTCAGAAGATTTTGTGAAGGTAGCCGGTAATAATTTTGTAGGTAGCCCATACAAATGGTATAAATGGATGCAAAATTATATCTCGGGGTCTTGGAAGAATTTTTGTTTTGCTTTATTGAAGCGCTTCGGAAGTGATGACCCAACGTTAACACTAGCTAATTTGGAACAATATTTAGAAGAAAGTCGTGCTTATTGGAAATCTGCATTCCAAAAGTTCAAGGAGCATCAAAGGGATAAATTCGTGAAGGCACAACCTGTTGCAACTACATCTGATTATTCCACTATTGAGATTCCAAAACCCAGTGAGATTAATTTTTCTGATACCGTCAATATATCTTCGAAAGTTGTCGACGATGATGTTCCTTCGGAAGTTGTCGACGATGAAAACCAAATTATAGGTGCATCAAAATCGGACCTTGGGGGCAAGGTCTTATTTAAGGAAGGTGGAATGGTAAGAATACATGTGGAGCCAGTATCGATGTATGTAGTGGACTTTGGGGGCAAAGTCCCATTTAAGGAGGGTGGAATAATATGACCACATTTTATGGAACACGTCAATGGTGTTGACCCTATGCGTcattcatgcatatttggcataTATGATCCTTTATACGGGTCAAATCTCTCGAGATTGTGGAAGCCACCCTGGCTAGCAAGTGAAGGACGCAGTGAGCACACAAGCCCAATGGAGACACAAGGCATTGGATAAGCACAAATTATTTATTAttagagataatatatttatttaggtattttattatattttatgtatttaattactttatttagagtttatatttGTTTGGAGTAGTGTTTTAGGAgtagtattgttttcttattctCCAAGTAATGTAGCTTATAAATAGACCTTATCAGTTGATTAATAATAACAAGAAAATTATTAAGCAAATTGCTACCCTTTGGTTTATTGATTTCTTTGAATCATGACCTTTTGAACTTGAACTACTGGCCGTTGAAtaagaaacaaatcatttcttatCATTTAAGCACACTTGACTTTAGTTACTTCTGTGATTTTTTTCATATTAATCAGTATATTTTAAACCAAAGAAGCAATCTACGTACAGTTTGCAAAACACAAAAACCATGGAGGAAACAAGAAATTCACCCTTTTTCAATAGCCAAGATAGAATCAGCAATTTACTAGAGGAAATAATTGATCGCATAATGTCTTTCTTGGAGATGAAATATGTAGTCCAAACCAGCCTGTTGTCCAGAAGATGGAAAGATATATGGACGTCTGTTTCCACTCTAGACTTCGACACCCGTGAATTCATGAGTTCTGAAACTAAACAGGTATTTCCTTTTGTAAGATTTCTTGACATGGTACTCATGTATAGAGGCTTATCCAACCTAGAGGAATTTCATCTTTACTGGGATAATAAATCTAATGAGATAGCAACACATCTTAATCGTTGGATTATTGGTGCTTTAATATGTAAGGTTCAAAAATTGACTATTGAGTTTGAATATAACGAAAATTTGACATTTAAGCTTCCACATCGCCTCTATAATTCTTCTTCATTAACTGCGTTGATACTAGAttccatatcaaaaaactcatggttacccatAAAAACTATTTTAGTTAACAATaaaattctgcccgtcagaatttttcaggaacgtttctctgttttgtaaaatatcaaaaaaatacttttacaactccaaaaattctgaaattttacgtgagtaactatcaggatgtctactacgttgtgtcaaaagggtttaTCGAAATTcattctaggttaagagataaacgtgaaactctacagctgacaaaaaatttgtttttgtttttcactccacaattaacatccatgattcacaaaccaaccaaccattttcgattattacaaattctaatgtcttaagattgttgggtgcagtaatcaaaaacaaggaaaaatcaaataagcaaaagttattgatacttagctcctttataatggaagtgatcgatttgatgaaacggacgagctccccttatctccgcaacaacaacaagacaaaactttggaaaaacagagtgagtcacgtgttcaacacgttgcccttaagacattagcgcccggctacactcaagagtgatgctatagcccccacaggacggatatctccaggataaaacaccctactatacctactactagcatatgtagtagatgctcaacttgagcttggaaactcccaaaaaccataaaggaaagtCTCGAaaacttgagaaaacaatataaaatgcttttcccttaggggtccctctaaatatagagcaacccctttcccatagattttacaaaaatagtgaatttgtttatataattgacaaatacaacttaagaagaaaacctCCCCAATGtgagactaaaaggtttatataatttcttaaaactactaaaaattggaaactccacaatgtgggactaataagtttcattcacaaaagaaaacaataaattataatttttattaaaactttaaaaaattatttttcattaATCGTTTTCTAACACTTTCTTCTCTAGTCATTGCTAATATTGATATGGAGACTAAAGCGGGTGAAGAATCGTATTCTGAGCGTACGATGGAATTTTTTATTGCGCTTCATAATGTGGAAAAACTAACGATGTTATGTGATGTCTTTCAGGTTTGGTTACTTCTTCCTTTAATCTACTTCCTCTAACAGCTAATCAATTGCTTTCCACTGTTTTCAACTTTGCGGTCTACGCCGATATAAACATTTCACCTGATCTTGGTATTACTTTCAATATTATAATTAAGAAATTTATTCTAAATGGTTTTATCGGTGCATGCCCGACTATACTAGAAAGACACGTAGAAACATCTTAATAATTAGTTTGAAATTATTTCTAGTTAGGACCTAAGTCACTTAAACTGGTCATTTGATAACCAAATTTCTGTATCCTGGCGTCTAAGATCACGGTCCTATCTATTTTTTGCCTGATGGATCATTTTCCGGACACTGGAATTGCATGACAAGATATTTGTTGATTAATACGTTCTTGTTTTCATGTAGTTGGTTATTATATAGAGGGCAAcctcaaatttatttttttttcaatgtaAATATCTTATGTTATACCTACATATATGTTGACATTTTTTATTGCCTTGTATTATATATATAGCCGTGGGTGCAAAATCGCTGAATGATTTTTCAAATGTTTAGCCAGGTTCTCTCAGAAGCTCCCAACTTAATTAAGTTACCCCTTCAATTTCATAGTCTGCGATATTTGAAGCTGGATATGTATTTTACAAGAAGCTGCTTACGCACACTAACATACTTACTGGGGATCTCTCCTAATGTAGAATCTATATTTCTTACATCAAAGGAGGTACCAAACTCTTTTTCTTACTACTTGTAAGAACCTCTGTATATTCTCCTTCTTTCTAATATATCTACTTCTTTAAATACCTTCAACTAGATTTTTACTTTCATTTCATGTAATTGCTTGGATATCCAGTCGAATGTAGGAGAAGATGGTGAAGTGGGATTACTTCCATGCGGATTGTCTCATCTCAAGTATATTGAGATCAGAGGGATGCAAGCATGTGATAATGAACTCAAGTTTTTGGAACTTATATTGAAAGAGGCCGTAGTTTTGGAGGAAATGGATTTCTATTTCAGTAAGAAGAGAACGGAGCTAAATAAGAAGTTTATTAGAAAGCTAAGAGCACTTCCAAAAGTTTCTTCATGTTCGATGATGCTAGTATGCTGATCTTATTATTAACTAGTTGAATGAGGATACTCATGTTACTGGGAACAACTTATGCTGATCTGATGAGGTGTTAGACTTTCAAAAATAATTCCTTCTCTTGAAACTAACATATACTCCCTCTACCGCGTACATAGGCGGATAGTTTAAATTTCTTaaattaagattttctttttttattttataaatatcctttttcttttctttttctcttttcgtGTTTTACTCTTTATTAAATTCCCTGACATAAACTGAATTATGAGAATAACCAAGCAATATAAATATGAGTAAAATAGTTAAAAGTCATCTTGAAATTGTCACTCCCCATATCTAATGTACAAGAAAAATGCAATATTCAAATAATAGTTATTAAGGGAGTAATATAATGGAAAGGAGATTCAATTCTCATGGAATAATCAAGCTAAGTTGTTATAAAATGCAAGCAATGGTGAGTCTGAGTCATTGAGGGGTCAAGATGAGAACCTAAGGATGAGTTAAGGTGCCATTGCTGGAGTGATCCGGCTCATAATGCTCCTAGGTATTCTCTTATCTTAAGAAGCAAGTATGCCTTGGGGAATCTTTCCCAACCACGCCAACTGGCTCCCAAgctattatttatttgttttattttttttgtcatttATCCATTGGTTATCCGCCCTTGAATCCGAGTTTTGATCAGATCCCATTGTGGTTGCCAAGCCTTGCTTTCTCCCTCCAAAATAAGTTGAGTTATGCTGTCATAAAAGAGATTCTCAGGATGCATCCTCCTGCTCCAGTACTAGTCCCAAGAGAATCCATGGCCGAAGTAACAATAGACGGCTATGAAATTCCTGCAAAAACAAGGTTCTTCGTCAATGCTTGGGCAATTGGGAGAGACCCTGAATCCTGGGACAATCCAGATGTTTCTGAACCGGAGAGATTCATCAGCAGCTCTGTTGACTACAAAGGACAAGATTATGAACTCATTCCATTTGGGTCTGGGAGGAGTGTCCAGCCATTATATTTGGAATAGCGAGTGTAGAACTCGCTCTTGCTCAAGTTCTCCACAGCTTTGATTACGAGCTCCCGCCTGGTATCAAGGCAGAAGATCTTGACATGACCGAAGTGTTTGGCATCACAATGCACAGGATCTCGCATCTCATTGTGGTTGCCAAACC encodes:
- the LOC113348156 gene encoding cytochrome P450 71A1-like, with protein sequence MDPSSLSLFRWFKESALVYLQEKLHYPELYLVTIIVTLLVLVSLHYLVKNNQKKNYKKLPPSPPKLPIIGNLHQLSSLPHLSLRRLTDKYGPIIQLQLGEIPTVVVSSARLAKEVLKTHDLALSSRPQILGAQHLFYNCTDVVFAPYGAYWRHIRKICILELLSTKRVQSYSPVREEEVVRMIHRIADGQYLYKDGSTKVVDLTKMLALYANDVVCRTAFGRDFSAGGEYDKHGFQKMLEDYQVLLGGFSIGDYFPSLEWIHSLTGIKARLVNTTERFDCFFEDVIAEHRNSKKSKDECKDIVDVLLEVQKDDETLTMDNVKAIILDMFAAGTDTTFIALDWGMTELIMNPRVMEKAQAEVRAIVGDRTTVLKTDLPKMPYLNAVIKEILRMHPPAPVLVPRESMAEVTIDGYEIPAKTRFFVNAWAIGRDPESWDNPDVFEPERFIGSSVDYKGQDYELIPFGSGRRMCPAITFGIASVELALAQVLHSFDYELPPGIKPEDLDMTEVFGITMHRVSHLIVVAKPRYVPPFTK